In one window of Arachis ipaensis cultivar K30076 chromosome B06, Araip1.1, whole genome shotgun sequence DNA:
- the LOC107647447 gene encoding transport and Golgi organization 2 homolog, whose amino-acid sequence MASPPTLPFSSFQQQRRVSQQVRPTKAVSWWEGCDVLGGKDEIGGGTWMACSKEGKVAFLTNVLELHSSPQAKSRGDLPLLFLKSSKRPKEFAESLKGEADKYNGFNLIVADIESKSMVYISNRPKGQQISIQEVSPGLHVLSNAKLDTPWHKTQRLEVSFKEQLAKYGKGEIPVKEMMKKILKDKVKAEECGLPHICSLDWELNLSSIFVEIETPLGLYGTRSSAALVVRSGGGEASFFEEYLDDGIWKEHVTDFSMMV is encoded by the exons ATGGCAAGCCCACCCACTCTACCCTTTTCTTCTTTTCAACAACAGAGACGAGTATCACAACAG GTTAGGCCTACGAAGGCAGTGTCATGGTGGGAAGGTTGTGACGTATTGGGAGGAAAAGATGAGATAGGAGGAGGGACATGGATGGCTTGTTCCAAAGAAGGAAAGGTTGCTTTTCTTACCAATGTGTTGGAGCTTCATTCTTCTCCCCAAGCCAAATCGCGTGGTGACCTACCTCTCTTGTTTCTTAAG AGCAGCAAGAGACCCAAAGAATTTGCAGAAAGCCTAAAAGGAGAGGCTGATAAGTACAATGGGTTCAACTTAATTGTTGCAGATATTGAGTCAAAATCCATGGTATACATCTCCAACAGGCCCAAAGGACAACAGATTAGCATTCAGGAGGTTTCTCCAGGACTGCATGTGCTCTCCAATGCCAAACTTGACACGCCATGGCACAAG ACTCAACGTCTTGAAGTGAGCTTCAAAGAACAACTTGCAAAGTATGGGAAAGGCGAGATTCCTGTGAAGGAGATGATGAAAAAGATATTGAAGGACAAAGTTAAAGCTGAGGAGTGTGGTCTACCTCATATTTGCTCTCTTGATTGGGAACTTAATTTGAGCTCCATCTTTGTTGAAATAGAAACACCACTG GGTCTTTATGGGACAAGAAGCAGTGCTGCATTAGTTGTGAGATCAGGTGGTGGTGAAGCAAGTTTTTTTGAGGAATATCTGGATGATGGTATTTGGAAGGAGCATGTTACTGATTTCTCTATGATGGTATGA
- the LOC107648423 gene encoding F-box protein CPR30-like encodes MIIMMMIMMIMMEENDEKEGGGKIPIRRREGGASIIGDDVKITREAQHHTSFATRIGFQHPFKVASERVMEMQQVSNHNHSHLLLIQRPSLSSNKTFISVLSCNNATGSVSSQTLNLPCEYNSAHKYWTEIMGPCNGIYFLEGNPNMMMNPSLGQFKALPESHFTTPIGTNSLSDYAGFGFDSKANDYKVVVIKDLWNRETDQRRLWCWTAELYSLNLNSWRKLDAPLPSPIEISASSRVYTYENNCFHRLGYVEDEFGERKDVVLSFDMVNEAFRKINVPRVCESSIASLATLVPFEERRNAMNDYDVWMMKDYWDEEFWVKLYSVGHVEVISRLVGFYKSNQLLWKGNDEKLVMYERDSQQVKDLHVYVKNDSLRAARYMESLVSLQRGHEFRRQCLLIDWIGSRC; translated from the exons atgataattatgatgatgatcatgatgatcATGATGGaagagaatgatgaaaaagaaggaggaggcaAAATTCcaataagaagaagagaaggaggagcAAGTATTATTGGCGATGACG TTAAGATTACCCGAGAAGCTCAGCATCACACATCATTTGCCACAAGAATTGGTTTCCAGCATCCTTTCAAGGTTGCCAGCGAAAGAGTTATGGAGATGCAA CAAGTTAGCAACCATAACCATTCTCATCTCCTCCTTATTCAAAGACCTTCACTTTCTAGCAATAAAACATTCATTTCTGTTCTTTCTTGTAATAATGCCACAGGATCCGTTTCTTCTCAAACTCTAAACCTTCCTTGTGAATACAATTCAGCTCATAAATATTGGACCGAAATCATGGGTCCTTGCAACGGCATATATTTTCTTGAAGGCAATCCAAATATGATGATGAATCCCTCTTTAGGACAATTCAAGGCTCTGCCAGAATCTCATTTCACAACCCCAATTGGGACAAACTCTTTGTCCGATTATGCCGGATTTGGCTTTGACTCAAAAGCTAATGACTATAAAGTTGTAGTGATCAAGGATCTTTGGAACAGGGAAACGGATCAAAGAAGACTTTGGTGTTGGACAGCAGAGTTGTACAGTCTCAATTTGAACTCTTGGCGAAAACTTGATGCTCCTCTGCCATCCCCCATCGAAATTTCGGCCTCTTCTCGAGTTTACACTTATGAAAATAATTGTTTTCACAGGTTGGGTTACGTTGAAGATGAATTTGGTGAAAGAAAAGATGTGGTTCTATCATTTGACATGGTTAATGAAGCCTTCAGAAAGATCAATGTACCGAGAGTATGCGAATCTTCGATAGCATCCCTCGCCACGCTTGTCCCGTTCGAGGAAAGGAGAAACGCTATGAATGACTATGATGTTTGGATGATGAAGGATTATTGGGATGAAGAGTTTTGGGTGAAGCTATACAGTGTTGGACATGTTGAAGTGATTTCAAGGCTTGTGGGATTTTATAAGAGTAATCAACTTCTTTGGAAAGGTAATGATGAAAAACTAGTAATGTATGAACGTGATTCCCAACAAGTAAAGGATCTTCATGTTTATGTTAAGAATGATTCACTAAGAGCTGCTAGATACATGGAAAGCCTTGTTTCACTTCAAAGGGGACATGAGTTTCGTCGGCAATGTCTTCTAATTG